In one window of Flavobacterium ginsengisoli DNA:
- a CDS encoding DUF3108 domain-containing protein, whose product MKKFILTILALTILSFAPQKEDAFDTGEYFKFRIHYGIVNAGYATLEVKDATINNKKVYHSVGKGYTTGMSKFFFKVEDLYESYFDKETGKPYRYVRKIDEGGYTKNQEGFFNQNENKVLVKDYKRKSEKTIMVSEEVQDIVSAFYFLRNHPNIDKLKSGEAITIDMFFDDEITKFKLKYVGRQDITTKFGTVSTMVFKPLVQTGRVFKEKESLTLWITDDVNKVPIRIKADLAVGSLKADLDEYKGLKSPLKAKK is encoded by the coding sequence ATGAAAAAGTTCATTCTCACTATATTAGCACTAACGATACTCTCATTCGCGCCTCAAAAAGAAGATGCTTTCGATACTGGAGAATATTTCAAATTTAGAATACATTACGGAATTGTAAACGCCGGTTATGCAACACTTGAAGTCAAAGATGCCACAATTAACAACAAAAAGGTATATCACTCTGTCGGAAAAGGTTACACAACTGGAATGTCTAAATTTTTCTTTAAAGTAGAAGATTTATACGAAAGCTATTTTGACAAAGAGACAGGAAAACCATATCGTTATGTTAGAAAAATTGACGAAGGCGGTTATACCAAAAATCAAGAAGGTTTTTTTAATCAAAATGAAAACAAAGTTTTAGTAAAAGACTATAAACGAAAATCAGAAAAAACCATAATGGTTTCAGAAGAAGTACAAGATATTGTATCGGCTTTTTACTTTTTGAGGAATCACCCAAATATCGACAAACTCAAATCTGGAGAAGCCATCACAATCGATATGTTTTTTGATGATGAAATCACAAAATTTAAGTTAAAATATGTAGGTCGTCAAGATATTACGACTAAATTTGGTACCGTTTCTACGATGGTTTTTAAGCCATTGGTACAGACAGGTAGAGTATTTAAAGAAAAAGAGAGCTTAACACTCTGGATCACAGACGATGTAAATAAAGTTCCAATTAGAATTAAAGCAGATTTAGCTGTAGGATCTCTTAAGGCTGATCTTGATGAATATAAAGGATTGAAAAGTCCACTTAAAGCAAAAAAATAA